In the Veillonella criceti genome, TTTTTTATTTATATTATTTCAACAAATTAAGTGGAATAAATTAGATGAATCTACAGGCGTTCCTAGCTTATCTAAAGAAAATATAAAAGTTGTTAACATTAAACTCCCTTCTAAAAGTGAAATGATAAAGATTTCAAAGTTTATTTTTTTATTAGATAAAAAAATTGAACTTCACCAAAGTAAGTTAGAAGCTTTAAAAAAGATAAAAAGTATATATTTACGATATTTATTCCCTGAAAAAGGATAAATAAACCCAATAATAAGATTTAGGGGCTTTAATATATGGAAACAGCCTAAATTAAGGAAATTTGGTAAAATTTACTCAGGGGAATCAAAAAAATAAAAGATGATTTTAAACATATTTCTGTTCAATAAATTACTTATTTAAATAATTTTTGTTTTGGTTTTAACCCAACAGTCATTTTAGATAATCACTATACGGCTTACTCTTTGAGATCTAAAATATACTAAAGAAATTGGCTTTATTACCACAAGGGGTTTCTAGATATAATATATTCCAAAATAAATTAAATGTATTTTTAACTTTCTTCAATGGAACAAGTAAGTTTTACCAATATAGAATGAAATTCTTAAAAATTTTGAAGAAAGTCTATATTAATTTATTATTTATAAAAAAGTAGGGACTGTAACGAAATGTGATTTTTATTTGCCATTTATGTTACAGTCCCTATTTTTTAAATAAGCGATGCTAAATGTCTCATAATTTTATCATTATCTTGGTTTTCTAATTCTTGAATGATATGTAAGTAGGTCTCCTGTGTTGTAGACATACTTGAATGACCTAATCTGGCAGCGACACTAGCGATTGAAACACCCGCAAACAACAGTAAAGATGCATGAGTATGTCGTAATCCGTGTATAGTAATAATTGGTATTTTAGCTTTTAAACACAGCTTTTGTAAGCGATTATTGATTGTTGAGTTAAATACTCGCTTTGTAACAAATATAGGTTTATCATGTGGTAATCCTTGCGTAAGTTGGGAAAATTGCATTGCTATTTGCCAATCTAATTGTATTTTGCGTATTGAAGAATGATTTTTTGTAGGTTGAAACCCTCCATCACCTTTTTTATAACTCCAAGTTTGTGAAATTGTTAATTTTTGGGTAAAAAAATCAAAGCTTTCTGGAGTAATAGCTAAAGCTTCTGAAAAACGAATTCCTGTTTTGGCGATTAATAAAATAAACCAATCCCAATTTAAATTAGGGGTTAAATTTAATTGCTTTATAAGTGCTTGTAGTTCAAATTGATTTAAATATTTTATTTTCTTTTCTCTAGGTGATTTACCTTTTATTACTACTTTTCTAGTAGGATCAGAGAGTAAATACCCATCTTCAATTGCATCTCTAATAGCGCCTTTTAGCAAATGATGAAAGTCTAAAGTGGTCTGTTTTTCGTGTGTCTCAGCATAATCATTTAACAGTTTTTGATATAAAACTCTGTCAATTTCATGGACTCGAAGATTAGGAGCTAACTCTATAATTCGTTGATGAGTATTCCAATATTTATCAAGTGTAACCTCTCGTACAGCTCCCACTTTATAAAGCTGAATCCATTCTCTGTAGTACGTACTAAATAATAAATTTGATTTTCGTCTTCTTGTCATAAGAAAAACCTCCTTAATAATAAAAAAGGGGAAAATTACCTATTTTATTTTAAGGAGGCTATAATCAAATAAAAAGTAATTGCAAATATTTATTTTTTATATTTATATAATTATTTAGTAGCACATTTTGTTTAGCAATATATTTTTCAATATTATTAATTAATTTAGCAATCTTTTTTTGCGTTGCAAGTGGAGGTAAATATATTTCAAATGATAATAAAGTTTTTTCATGAATGCGTTTAGAGCCAGTACCTATAGCCTGAGCCTCTGTTCTTTTATAATAACATGGTCGAGAAATATAATAATATAAAAACTTAGAATCTACTTTATTGTTATTAATATTCAGTGCAGGGACATCAATAGATGTTGCATATCCATCATATTTATCGTCTATTATTGCCATTGATCCATTAAAAAAGTTTTGTTTGCCATAAATTAACTGGCCTTTTCTTCTAACATAATAAGTTGTAGCACCTATGTCTAATGTTTCACGGGCGCTACCGACCCGAATTCCAGTTAAGTTTAATCCAACCGTTATTAATTTATTTAAAGCTGGATTCTCTAGTCTTTCTTTTATCGGTATCTCTAAAACATCAA is a window encoding:
- a CDS encoding restriction endonuclease subunit S, whose translation is MINITNNVENWQQLKLFDVLEIPIKERLENPALNKLITVGLNLTGIRVGSARETLDIGATTYYVRRKGQLIYGKQNFFNGSMAIIDDKYDGYATSIDVPALNINNNKVDSKFLYYYISRPCYYKRTEAQAIGTGSKRIHEKTLLSFEIYLPPLATQKKIAKLINNIEKYIAKQNVLLNNYINIKNKYLQLLFI
- a CDS encoding site-specific integrase, producing MTRRRKSNLLFSTYYREWIQLYKVGAVREVTLDKYWNTHQRIIELAPNLRVHEIDRVLYQKLLNDYAETHEKQTTLDFHHLLKGAIRDAIEDGYLLSDPTRKVVIKGKSPREKKIKYLNQFELQALIKQLNLTPNLNWDWFILLIAKTGIRFSEALAITPESFDFFTQKLTISQTWSYKKGDGGFQPTKNHSSIRKIQLDWQIAMQFSQLTQGLPHDKPIFVTKRVFNSTINNRLQKLCLKAKIPIITIHGLRHTHASLLLFAGVSIASVAARLGHSSMSTTQETYLHIIQELENQDNDKIMRHLASLI